TCAAAAAAACAGGCAATGAAAATTTTGTATTATCTTGTTGATACACCAATTACAAAGATTGAAAATTTTGTTAACAAAATTTATGAATTAAAAAAAAATATTAAATATTGCGAAAAGTGTGGATATTTAAATACAAACCCTGTTTGCGAAATATGCCTAGATTTTCAACGTTCTTTTAAAATTTTAGTAGTTGAAAATTACGATATGGTAACAAAATTTGAAGAATCAGGAAAATACGATATTAAAAAATTAGAAACATGTGATTCACAAATTGAAAAAATTGCTGATTTAGCAACGGGTAAATGCGAAATAATTCTTGGTTTTTCCTCAACAATGGAAGGTTGGATTATTGCAAATTATATAACAAAATCAAAGTTTTTAGCCAATCTTAAAATTACTCGCCTTGCAACTGGGATTCCATTTGGCGCCACAATTGATTATATCGATAGCATTACTTTAGAACAAACTCTTAAAAA
The sequence above is a segment of the Mesomycoplasma flocculare ATCC 27399 genome. Coding sequences within it:
- a CDS encoding recombination protein RecR, which gives rise to MIKETFEKLAENLKQIPEISKKQAMKILYYLVDTPITKIENFVNKIYELKKNIKYCEKCGYLNTNPVCEICLDFQRSFKILVVENYDMVTKFEESGKYDIKKLETCDSQIEKIADLATGKCEIILGFSSTMEGWIIANYITKSKFLANLKITRLATGIPFGATIDYIDSITLEQTLKNRQEMEK